A stretch of Xenopus laevis strain J_2021 chromosome 8S, Xenopus_laevis_v10.1, whole genome shotgun sequence DNA encodes these proteins:
- the atat1.S gene encoding alpha-tubulin N-acetyltransferase 1 (The RefSeq protein has 2 substitutions compared to this genomic sequence), protein MEFEFDVHKIFLEPITKLDNNLIPPRRPLISSSEAQKQIMTVIDEIGKASAKAQRLPASITSASRMQANKHHLYILKDCTPKTAGRGAVIGFLKVGYKKLFILDQKGSHIEAEPLCILDFYIHESLQRHGFGKELFSFMLRNEQVDVQHLAIDRPSEKFLSFLRKHFNLWSTIPQVNNFVVFEGFFRDRKASVKKTPAKRTEGEIKPYSLTDRDFLKQEEGLPWPLSQAQINLNRASSLGSSPTRACSRPPPGEEDFVKSLRNCRPHSLQRAASSEQEDHSQRRRTSEMNLSRGLLAQKNGYSRYLSPPPPLLTQGPYAAAQIKEQQSRTDSSAQEGRTQDRPNGSNSQHQNDLISSKQHVQDLHMELAAGRTMSDLKEGQNATKSPWCDHPSYTVLGTVLNAAWVKKKQELRSTRPW, encoded by the exons CTCAGAGGCGCAGAAACAGATTATGACTGTAATAGATGAGATTGGGAAGGCGTCTGCAAAG GCCCAGAGGCTACCTGCTTCTATAACCAGTGCCTCCCGAATGCAAGCAAACAAGCATCACCTGTATATATTGAAGGACTGCACACCAAAAAC ggcAGGCAGAGGAGCTGTGATTGGTTTTCTGAAGGTTGGATACAAGAAACTCTTTATTCTA GACCAGAAAGGGTCCCATATAGAAGCAGAACCACTGTGTATCTTAGACTTCTACATCCATGAATCACTTCAACGTCATGGATTTGGAAAAGAATTGTTTAGCTTTATGCTCAGG AATGAACAAGTTGATGTCCAGCATCTTGCCATTGACCGTCCATCCGAAAAGTTTCTCTCCTTCCTAAGGAAGCATTTCAACCTTTGGTCCACAATCCCACAG GTTAATAACTTTGTGGTGTTTGAAGGTTTCTTCAGAGATCGGAaag cttctgtgaaaaaaacaccagccAAACGCACAGAGGGAGAAATCAAACCATATTCTCTGACCGATAGAGACT TTCTTAAACAAGAGGAAGGGCTTCCCTGGCCTTTAAGCCAAGCCCAGATAAACCTTAATCGGGCAAGTAGTCTTGGTTCTTCTCCCACTCGGGCATGCTCACGCCCACCACCAGGAGAGGAGGATTTTGTGAAATCCCTCCGGAATTGTCGCCCTCATTCCCTGCAAAGAGCAGCCAGTAGCGAACAAGAAGATCACTCTCAAAGGAGGCGGACAAG TGAAATGAATCTCTCACGTGGTCTCCTGGCTCAGAAAAATGGTTATAGCCGGTATTTGTCCCCACCACCTCCTCTCCTGACTCAGGGGCCATATGCAG CAGCTCAAATTAAAGAACAACAAAGCAGAACAGACAGTAG tgcccAAGAAGGGAGATCCCAGGACAGGCCTAATGGTACAAACAGTCAACATCAAAATGATCTTATTTCATCTAAACAACATGTTCAGGATTTACATATGGAACTGGCAGCAGGAAGAACAATGAGTGACCTGAAAGAAGGACAGAATGCCACTAAATCCCCATGGTGCGACCACCCATCCTACACAGTGTTGGGAACAGTGTTAAATGCAGCTTGGGTTAAGAAGAAACAGGAGCTGCGAAGTACACGGCCATGGTGA
- the LOC121397777 gene encoding uncharacterized protein LOC121397777, with the protein MSLTKLYVDTDKLIQLVENRPALYMTEQPLYHNKIARRQLWDEVAVELFEGWEALSDVEKNLRVKEMQMRWKHVRDCFRREVAAQKTETRSGASPSKRKKYIYADHLTFLLPAFAKRQTSSNLDDEVQETVDPANNNRTVTPTGTPTRPSTSSTTVTSPGTSSSTRTPPGTLSSTITPPSQSSQSDITRAAKRKKSNISYGDVQNMLSKLCDSVSSSREASQESSAKRAYAFEDSQEFAFYTGLIPTIMMVPEGHRQMLRMDFLQLLYKYLPQGNNVPNRPLMHPPQPFHQPPQSFSMPQSSTPNPYPYPFPYPSTSQAWDSQNSFTDL; encoded by the exons atgtcttTGACAAAGTTGTATGTTGATACAGACAAGCTGATTCAATTGGTGGAAAACCGACCTGCTCTCTATATGACAGAGCAACCGTTATATCACAACAAAATTGCTCGGAGACAATTGTGGGATGAGGTGGCGGTTGAACTGTTTGAAGGCTGGGAAGCTCTTTCGGATGTTGAAAAAAATTTGCGAG TCAAAGAAATGCAAATGCGCTGGAAGCATGTTCGTGATTGCTTTCGTAGGGAAGTGGCTGCCCAGAAGACAGAAACACGGAGTGGTGCATCGCCTTCCAAACGGAAGAAGTACATCTATGCAgatcatttaacatttttactacCTGCTTTTGCTAAGAGACA aacTTCTAGCAATCTGGATGATGAGGTTCAAGAAACAGTGGATCCTGCAAACAATAACAGAACTGTTACACCAACTGGCACTCCTACAAGACCTAGCACTTCCAGTACCACTGTCACCTCACCTGGCACTTCCAGCAGTACTCGCACTCCACCTGGCACTTTAAGCAGCACTATCACCCCACCTTCACAATCATCTCAATCTGACATCACTCgggcagcaaaaagaaaaaaatcaaacatttcataTGGTGATGTACAAAATATGCTGTCCAAGTTATGTGATTCGGTCTCATCTTCCAGAGAGGCTTCCCAAGAATCTTCTGCTAAGAGGGCCTATGCCTTTGAGGATTCTCAAGAATTTGCCTTTTATACTGGTTTAATTCCAACCATTATGATGGTTCCTGAGGGGCATAGGCAAATGCTGAGAATGGACTTTTTGCAgttgctatataaatatttaccccAAGGCAATAACGTACCAAACAGGCCTCTTATGCACCCACCGCAACCATTTCATCAACCCCCACAATCATTCAGTATGCCTCAAAGTAGTACCCCAAACCCTTATCCTTACCCTTTTCCATACCCTTCGACTTCCCAAGCATGGGATTCCCAAAATTCATTTACCGACCTTTAA
- the LOC121397776 gene encoding protein ALP1-like, whose product MEADLAAVFFLVYLYFYLLEKDKQERAAARKYWVHPLTDQRLRNGQFHVLYGELRNYPDKFFKYFRMSIASFDELLIIVKPGLCHAQSLMRVPISPEERLCVTLRFLATGQSFASLYFQFLIGRSTISNIVRETCQIIWTELQRIVMPPPNENAWRTIAEDFYKHTNFPNCLGALDGKHIRVTMPFKSGSKYFNYKKYFSVVLLASVDANYCFTIIDVGSYGSTGDASAFRHSALGRRLSEGSLGIPLPRPLPGTSAPSLPYVFVGDEAFGLTENIMRPYPGSQRAIEKRVFNYRLSRARRMVECAFGILSNKWRVFHTSIQLEPQFVDIIIKACCVLHNFVRLRDGYHFQDTLTDDIPDIDWAPVRGPTGGMRVRDQFANYFMSPDGAIPWQLNRI is encoded by the exons ATGGAAGCAGATttggctgctgttttttttttggtttacttatatttctatttgctAGAGAAAGATAAACAGGAAAGGGCTGCTGCTAGAAAATATTGGGTTCATCCCTTAACTGATCAGCGGCTAAGGAATGGACAATTTCATGTTTTATATGGTGAACTTCGCAACTATCCTGATAAATTCTTCAAGTATTTCAGAATGTCAATTGCAAGTTTTGATGAACTTCTCATCATTGTAAAACCAGGACTGTGTCATGCCCAAAGTTTGATGAGGGTTCCAATCTCACCAGAGGAGCGGCTGTGTGTGACACTAAG gtTTTTAGCGACTGGACAGTCATTTGCTTCTTTGTACTTTCAATTCCTAATTGGTCGAAGCACTATAAGCAACATTGTAAGAGAAACATGTCAGATTATTTGGACTGAGCTGCAAAGAATTGTCATGCCGCCCCCAAATGAAAATGCTTGGCGTACCATTGCTGAAGATTTttacaaacacaccaattttccTAATTGCTTGGGGGCCTTGGATGGAAAGCACATCAGAGTTACAATGCCATTCAAAAGTGGATCAAAgtactttaattacaaaaaatacttttcagtTGTCCTTCTGGCTAGTGTTGATGCCAATTATTGCTTCACTATCATTGATGTGGGATCCTATGGAAGCACTGGTGATGCCAGTGCTTTCCGTCATTCGGCATTGGGACGCAGATTATCAGAAGGGTCACTTGGTATACCTCTTCCTAGACCATTGCCTGGGACCTCGGCACCTTCCTTGCCTTATGTTTTTGTGGGAGATGAAGCCTTTGGTCTCACAGAAAATATAATGCGGCCTTACCCAGGGTCACAGAGGGCAATAGAGAAACGTGTTTTTAATTACCGTTTATCAAGAGCACGACGTATGGTAGAGTGTGCTTTCGGCATTCTCTCAAACAAATGGCGTGTGTTCCATACAAGTATACAATTGGAACCCCAGTTTGTggacattataataaaagcatgTTGTGTCCTACACAATTTTGTTCGCCTTAGGGATGGCTATCACTTTCAAGACACCCTGACTGATGATatcccagatattgattgggcccCTGTTAGAGGTCCAACAGGAGGGATGAGAGTTCGGGATCAGTTTGCAAATTATTTCATGTCTCCTGATGGAGCTATACCATGGCAGCTGAACCGAATTTAG